CGATAGCAGCCTCATCGGCTACAGGGAACTTGTCGAGATGTACGCTCTCCAACTCGCCGCCCAAGTCGTGATACAACTCGTCAGCATAGAATGGAGCGAATGGTGCCAAGAGCTTAGCCACTGTCATCAGACAAGTATAGAGAGTCTGGTAAGCGCTCAACTTATCCTCGCTCATCTCCTTACCCCAGAAACGTTTACGGTTCAGACGAACGTACCAGTTAGAGAGGTCGTCGTTGACGAAAGCGTCGATGAGACGGCCTGCGCGGGTTGGATCGTAGCCAGCCAACTCTCTGTCAACGCCCTTGATGAGGGTATTGAGTGAAGAGAGAATCCAGCGGTCGATCTCTGGGCGCTTCTCGAATGGCACCTGAGCAGCCTCTGCATCGAAACCATCTACGTTAGCATAGAGGGCGAAGAAGCTGTATGTATTATATAAGGTACCGAAGAACTTGCGACGGGTCTCATCTACACCGTTAGGGTCGAACTTGAGGTTGTCCCAAGGCTCACTGTTGGTCATCATATAGAAACGAACAGGGTCGGCACCATACTTATCGATCATCTCGAATGGGTTGGTCACATTGCCCACGTGCTTACTCATCTTGTTGCCCTTAGCATCGAGCACGAGACCAGAAGAGATGACGTTCTTGAAAGCTACGCTATCAAATACCATGGTAGCGATGGCGTGCAGGGTGAAGAACCATCCACGGGTCTGATCCACGCCCTCGTTGATGAAGTCGGCTGGATAGAACTTAGGAGGAATAGCATATCCCTCGTAGGTGCTGTGGATGAGTGCATCGCGGTCTGCCTCTGTGCCACGAGCCATCTCACCCTCGAATGGGTAGTGGAGCTGGGCGTAAGGCATTGAACCTGAATCGAACCAAACGTCGATGAGGTCGCTCTCACGATACATTGGCTTGCCCTCCTCGTTAACCAAAACAATCTTGTCAACGTATGGACGGTGGAGGTCAATCTTATCATAGTTTTCCTGACTGTAGTCGCCAGGAACGAAACCATTCTCCTTCAATGGGTTGCTCTGCATGATACCGGCAGCCACAGACTTCTCGATTTCAGCATAGAGTTCCTCAAGACTGCCGATACACTTCTCGCCACGGTTCTCGTCACGCCAGATTGGCAATGGAGTACCCCAGAAGCGGGAACGTGAAAGGTTCCAGTCGTTCAGGTTCTCAAGCCAGTTGCCGAAACGGCCTGTACCAGTGCTCTCAGGCTGCCAGTTGATGGTCTTGTTGAGTTCTACCATGCGCTCCTTGCGGGCAGTATCCTTGATAAACCAGCTATCCAATGGATAATAGAGGATAGGCTTGTCGGTACGCCAGCAGTGAGGATAGTTGTGCACGTGCTTCTCACTCTTGAAAGCCTTGCCCTCCTGCTTCAACTCGTAGCAGATTACGATGTTCAGGTCTTCAGCCTTATCAGAAGCCTTCTTGTCCCAAACACCATCCACATTAAACTGTGGGTCGTAGGCATTCTTCACGTAGTCGCCTGCGTGATGAGCGTATGCCTCCTTGTTGACGCAAGCGCTTACGAAGTTGGCATCGAGGTCTTCGATGAGATAGAACTTACCCTGCAGGTCAACCATTGGGCGGGTTTCGCCCTTCTTATTAATAAGGTAGAGCGCAGGGATGTTGGCATCCTTGGCTACCTTGGCGTCATCGGCACCGAATGTAGGAGCGATGTGCACGATACCTGTACCGTCATCGGTAGTAACGTAGTCGCCGAGGATGACGCGGAAAGCCTCACTGTCCATCTCAACGAACTTATCGCGACCATCCTCAGAAGCAAATACCTTCTCAGGATGAGCAGCAGCATATTCTGTAACGAACTGAGGCGCGAAAGCATCTACCTTCTCGCATGGCTTCACCCAAGGAAGGAGCTGCTCGTAGTGCAAACCTTCGAGGTCGGTACCCTTCATGTGGTCGATGATGCGCCATGGGCACTGCTTCTTCTCCTTGTCGAATGGAAGGAGATCGCCCTCCTTGCACTCCTGGTCAGCCTTCAGATAAGAACCTACCAGCGCCTCAGCCATCACGAGTGTCATAGGCTCGCCATTGTAGAGGTTGTAGGTCTCGATGGCTACATAGTCAATCTTAGGACCCACACAGAGAGCCACATTTGATGGCAAAGTCCAAGGTGTAGTAGTCCATGCGATGAAATATGGTTTACCCCACTTGGTCCACTCAGCCTTAGGATCCTTGATGAGGAACTGGGCTGTGGTGGTGAGGTCCTTCACGTCGCGGTAGCAACCAGGCTGGTTCAACTCGTGAGAACTCAAACCGGTACCTGCGCCTGGAGAATAAGGCTGGATGGTGTAACCCTTGTAGAGCAAGCCCTTGTTATAGAGCTGCTTGAGGAGCCACCAGAGGGTCTCAATATACTTGTTATCGTAAGTGATATAAGGATGATCGAGGTCAACGAAGTAACCCATTTTCTCGGTCAACTCGCGCCACTCAGCGGTGAACTTCATCACGTTCTCGCGACACTTATGGTTGTAGTCCTCTGTAGAGATATACTTCTCAGAAGCCTTGTTGTCAATATCCTTCTTGGTAATGCCAAGTTCCTTCTCGACACCGAGTTCAACAGGAAGTCCGTGAGTATCCCATCCCGCCTTGCGGTGTACCTGGAAACCCTTCATAGTCTTGTATCTGTTGAATGTATCCTTGATACTACGAGCCAACACGTGGTGAATACCCGGGTGGCCGTTAGCTGATGGAGGTCCCTCGAAGAAGATAAACTGAGGGCAGCCTTCACGCTCGTCAATAGACTTGTGGAAGATGTCGTTCTTCTCCCACTCTGCTAAAACGTCATTGTTGGTCTTTGTCAAATTCAGACCATTGTGCTCGGCAAATTTCTTAGCCATATTATCTGTATATTTATTATTATTTTTACTTTTGGGCGCAAAGTTACGAAAAAAATATCTTTCCACCGAATAATCGCTTTTAAATTTCTATAATTTTTCCATTAAAAATCCCGATTTAAACATCAGAATCGCTCTTGATGCTTAAATCGGGAAACAATATCATGTAGGGCTGGCAACGGAAACCATCCCATAATCATTACTTTTAAATCATTATTTCAAAGCCTGACCAGGTCTATAACTCCTACACCAAGCCTACAGGCTTTCTGCTTCCTGCAACCAGATGGTAGAAGTGGCATCCGAAGGCATACGCCAGTCGCCACGTGGGCTAAGGCTCACGCTACCCACTTTCGGACCATCAGGCAAGCAACTGCGCTTGAACTGCTGATTGAAGAAACGACGCACGAATGTCTTGAGCCATTTCTTGATGGTTTCTTCATCATAACTATCTGGGTCATTATCACTTATCTTCACTCGTTCACCTTGTGATTCAAGGAAGGCTTTCTTTGCCAAAAGATAGATTTTGGAAGGACGGAAGCCGAAGCGAAGGAAGTAATATAGGAAGAAATCGTGCAACTCGTATGGTCCCACCAGATCTTCCGTTTTCTGCTTGATATTGCCATTTTCGTCGGCAGGTATCAGCTCCGGACTGATCGGCGTATCGATGATATCCTGCAAAGTGATGCGGCTCTGCTCGTCCACCCCACTCTCAGCCACATAGTTGACCAAGTGGCGAATCAATGTCTTAGGGATGCTGGCATTCACGCCATACATACTCATGTGGTCGCCATTATAGGTAGCCCAACCGAGCGCCAACTCAGAGAGGTCACCCGTACCGATTACCATACCGCCACACTGGTTGGCAAGATCCATCAGTATCTGTGTACGCTCGCGCGCCTGCGAATTTTCATAGGTTACATCATGCACCTCCATATCATGCCCGATGTCCTCGAAATGCTGGGTTACCGCCTTGGCGATGCTGATTTCACGGATGGTGATGCCGAGACTCTCCATCAGCGTGATGGCATTATTGTAGGTGCGGTCGGTGGTTCCGAATCCCGGCATAGTGACACCGATGATGCCCTTGCGGTTCATGCCCAATTTATCGAATGTTTTCACGCAAACCAACAAAGCCAACGTAGAGTCGAGTCCACCACTGATGCCCACCACCACGGTCTTGGCATGGGTATGTACGATGCGCTTCGCCAAACCCATCACCTGGATATTGAAGATCTCCTCGCAGGAAGCCTTCATATCGGCAGTAGCTGGGATGAAAGGATGCGGATTCACTTCTCGCTCCAATACAAAATCACGGACATTCTCGGCAGGATGTGTATCTATCACGGAGATACCAAACTGCTTATTGAGCACGGAATATTTGATATTTCGCTGGGCATTCACGTAGGTAGAATTGGTGCGACGCTCAGAACGGAGCTTCTCCACATCTATCTGAGCCACAACCATTTGATCCTCTAAGCTAAAACGTTCACTTTCACCTAAAAGTGCACCGTTTTCATAGATCAGGGCATTGCCTCCATAGACCACATCCTGGGTGCTCTCACCAAATCCGCAGGAACTGTAAACATAGCCCGTTATCGTGCGGGCACTCTGCTGGGAGAGCAGACTCTTCAGATAACTGTTCTTGCCTATCAGCTCATCTGTAGCCGAGAGGTTGAAGATGATGTCAGCACCCGCCAAAGCCAACTTGTTGCTTGGAGGCGCAGGAGCCCAAACGTCCTCACAGATTTCCACACCAAACTGGAATCCGTCAAAGGTACGGAAGAGCTGCACGTCAGGAGTCAGTTTCACCTTATGTCCGGCAAAACGGATTTCCTGTTCACGGAGGTCCTGAGCAGATGCAAACCATCGCTTCTCATAGAATTCACAGTAGTTGGGCAGGTAAGTTTTCGGCACGATGCCCAATATCTGTCCCTGCTGAATGACGATTGCACAGTTGAGCAACAGATCGCCAGCCACGACAGGAGCGCCCACGATGGCGATGATATCGAGTTTGCGGGTGAAA
This is a stretch of genomic DNA from Segatella hominis. It encodes these proteins:
- a CDS encoding NAD(+) synthase; the protein is MKYGFMKVASAIPAVRVGDVIFNTQKIEEQIILAEGKGVEVITFPELSLTGYTCQDLFRQQILLEATEQSVMMLLDFTRKLDIIAIVGAPVVAGDLLLNCAIVIQQGQILGIVPKTYLPNYCEFYEKRWFASAQDLREQEIRFAGHKVKLTPDVQLFRTFDGFQFGVEICEDVWAPAPPSNKLALAGADIIFNLSATDELIGKNSYLKSLLSQQSARTITGYVYSSCGFGESTQDVVYGGNALIYENGALLGESERFSLEDQMVVAQIDVEKLRSERRTNSTYVNAQRNIKYSVLNKQFGISVIDTHPAENVRDFVLEREVNPHPFIPATADMKASCEEIFNIQVMGLAKRIVHTHAKTVVVGISGGLDSTLALLVCVKTFDKLGMNRKGIIGVTMPGFGTTDRTYNNAITLMESLGITIREISIAKAVTQHFEDIGHDMEVHDVTYENSQARERTQILMDLANQCGGMVIGTGDLSELALGWATYNGDHMSMYGVNASIPKTLIRHLVNYVAESGVDEQSRITLQDIIDTPISPELIPADENGNIKQKTEDLVGPYELHDFFLYYFLRFGFRPSKIYLLAKKAFLESQGERVKISDNDPDSYDEETIKKWLKTFVRRFFNQQFKRSCLPDGPKVGSVSLSPRGDWRMPSDATSTIWLQEAESL
- the ileS gene encoding isoleucine--tRNA ligase; protein product: MAKKFAEHNGLNLTKTNNDVLAEWEKNDIFHKSIDEREGCPQFIFFEGPPSANGHPGIHHVLARSIKDTFNRYKTMKGFQVHRKAGWDTHGLPVELGVEKELGITKKDIDNKASEKYISTEDYNHKCRENVMKFTAEWRELTEKMGYFVDLDHPYITYDNKYIETLWWLLKQLYNKGLLYKGYTIQPYSPGAGTGLSSHELNQPGCYRDVKDLTTTAQFLIKDPKAEWTKWGKPYFIAWTTTPWTLPSNVALCVGPKIDYVAIETYNLYNGEPMTLVMAEALVGSYLKADQECKEGDLLPFDKEKKQCPWRIIDHMKGTDLEGLHYEQLLPWVKPCEKVDAFAPQFVTEYAAAHPEKVFASEDGRDKFVEMDSEAFRVILGDYVTTDDGTGIVHIAPTFGADDAKVAKDANIPALYLINKKGETRPMVDLQGKFYLIEDLDANFVSACVNKEAYAHHAGDYVKNAYDPQFNVDGVWDKKASDKAEDLNIVICYELKQEGKAFKSEKHVHNYPHCWRTDKPILYYPLDSWFIKDTARKERMVELNKTINWQPESTGTGRFGNWLENLNDWNLSRSRFWGTPLPIWRDENRGEKCIGSLEELYAEIEKSVAAGIMQSNPLKENGFVPGDYSQENYDKIDLHRPYVDKIVLVNEEGKPMYRESDLIDVWFDSGSMPYAQLHYPFEGEMARGTEADRDALIHSTYEGYAIPPKFYPADFINEGVDQTRGWFFTLHAIATMVFDSVAFKNVISSGLVLDAKGNKMSKHVGNVTNPFEMIDKYGADPVRFYMMTNSEPWDNLKFDPNGVDETRRKFFGTLYNTYSFFALYANVDGFDAEAAQVPFEKRPEIDRWILSSLNTLIKGVDRELAGYDPTRAGRLIDAFVNDDLSNWYVRLNRKRFWGKEMSEDKLSAYQTLYTCLMTVAKLLAPFAPFYADELYHDLGGELESVHLDKFPVADEAAIDADLEERMAIAQKITSMVLALRRKVNIKVRQPLQQIMIPAVDDVQKAHIEAVAGLLKNEVNVKEVNFIEGQGILVKKVKCNFRVMGKKFGKLMKGVAAQMSALDQDQIAAFEKAGNITLNIDGQEAVVEVADVEIISEDIPGWLVSNEGNLTVALEVELTPELKKEGMARELINRIQNLRKETGLEITDRINVTVASNEETNAAIEAFGDYIKGQVLADSIEIGDNAGVETEFDDFKLNILVEKN